Genomic window (Subtercola endophyticus):
TGGACTGCCAGGTGGTTCCGAGCGGACCGGGCTTCGAGGGTGAGAACAACCTGCAGCTCTTCTTGGCGCTGCTGTATTCGGCGCAGAAGAAGGTCATCATCACGAGCCCGTACTTCGTGCCCAACGAGTCGATGCTCGACGCGATCATCGCGGCGTGCAAGCGTGGTCTCGAGGTGCAGCTGTTCGTGTCGGCGATCGGCGATCAGGTTCCCGTGTTCCACGCGCAGCGTTCGTACTACCGGCCACTGCTCGAGGCAGGGGTGCAGATCTGGCGCTACCCGGCCCCGTACATTCTGCACGCGAAGCACCTGTCGATCGACGACGACATCGCGGTGATCGGTTCGAGCAACATGGACATCAGGTCGTTCCTTCTCGACCTGGAGATCTCGCTGTTGGTGCACGGAAAGACATTCGTCGATGAAATGCGCGCTGTCGAAGCGCACTATCGTGAGATCGGTAGTCTGTTGACACTCGATGAGTGGAACAGAGAACCGCTGAAGTCGACCGCGCTCGACGGATTGGCCCGACTGACCTCGGCCCTGGAGTAAGACTCGGCGGCGCAGCACCCACGAACCGCTTTCGTCACAAAGGGGAACCCGCCGCATGCTCCAGGCTCTGGGACATCTGCTGCCGATCGCTGTCGCCGTGGCCCTGAGTTCGGTGCCGATCACGGCGACGATCGTCATTCTGATCTCTCCTAAACGCAATCGCGCCGCGATTCCGTTTCTGGTGGGCTGGGTCTTCGGCATCGCGCTGGTCATCTCGCTCGTCTCGCTGTTCGCCCAGGCCCTGCCCGAGCAGTCCGTCAAAGAGCCCACTCTCGCCATCGGAATCGTCGAGATCGTGCTCGGCGTCGCGATGATCGTGTTCTCGTTCATCACCTGGCGCCGAGCTCGGGGCAAGCCGCCGGCCGCCGACGACCCGAAATGGCTTCGCGCCATCGGCTCGTTCGGCGCTCTGCCCGCCTTCGGAATCGCGTTCGCCCTCAACTTTCGGCCGAAGGGCCTTCTGCTGGGCATCGCCGCCGGCCTGGGCCTGCACACCGCCGGAATCGACCCCGCAGAGGCCGCCGTAGCGAT
Coding sequences:
- a CDS encoding GAP family protein; amino-acid sequence: MLQALGHLLPIAVAVALSSVPITATIVILISPKRNRAAIPFLVGWVFGIALVISLVSLFAQALPEQSVKEPTLAIGIVEIVLGVAMIVFSFITWRRARGKPPAADDPKWLRAIGSFGALPAFGIAFALNFRPKGLLLGIAAGLGLHTAGIDPAEAAVAIAIYTVIGASTVAAPIIVTLAAPQKMQPRLLSARSWITRNSRIVTVLIMLMIGVVILGSGLTDL